aatttgtgtgtgtgtgtgtgtttaaataggTATTGTATTATATGTTGTGGGATTCTCTTGAatgttttgttaaggattttgtCGTGTTTATGGGAgattttggtttgtattttcttttttttcattttaatttttttgagatgattttgttccccaagctggagtgcagtggcacgatttcgcctcactgcaacctccgcctcctgggttgaagcgattctcctgcctcagtctccgaagtagctgggatttacaggcatgcgccaccacacccagctgatttttgtatttttagtagagatggggtttctccatgttggtcaggctggtctcgaactccccacctcaggtgatctgcccacgttggcctccgaaagtgttgggattacaggcgtgagccactgtgcccggcagtttgtattttctttagtctGGTGGccttattttctttcatagtaGTTACTGGCCTTTAAatatgagttgggaagtgttttcTCCTCCTCTGTATTTGAgtgttctttttaattatttgttagcATTTACCAGTGAAGACGTTTAGCCCTGGAGTCTCCTTTTGAGGAAAATCTTCAGTaactatttaaaacttttattacagGTCTATTCCGTCTTAAAACTTTTTCTCCAGTCAATTTTGGTCATTTGTGTCTTTAGAGATATATGTTCATTTCATTGAAGTAGTCTAAAATTGTTGGCATAAACTTGTTCATAGGACTTCCTTAATTCTTAACGTTTCGTAGGGCAGTGGTGATACTCTGACtcctttcattcctgattttggtaatttgtattttcttttctttctttgatcttTTACAACGACCAACTTTtggtgttactttttttttctctttggtttttctgctttctctagTATTGGTTTCTGCCCTAAtctgtattcatttctttattttcatttttttcatatggagTCTGGCTttctcgcctaggctggagttcagtggcactatcttggctcattgcaaccttctcccaggttcaagcagttctcctgcctcagtctcttgagttgctgggattacaggtgttcaccacccttggataatttttatatttttagtagagacaaggttttaccatgttggccagactggtgttgaactcttaacctcaggtgatcggcctgcctcggcctcccgaaatgatgggataacaggtgtgagccactgtggcctgCTCTAATCTTCATTATTTGCTTTAACCTGCTTAGTTTGGGATTCCTATTAAGGTGAAAGAAAGCTTTGGTTATTGACTTGagtctttgcttttttattttttatattttctatttttactgtgCATACACATATAgacagtgtatttttaaaatgggctttACAATATGTAGTTTTAGCACTCAGTTTACAACTAAatatattgtgaacattttctcttcttcaacAGTTAAAAGAATTGCATAGCTTGGAGGAaacataatttacttatttattttgtttgtttgcttttgagacggagtctggctctgtcgcccaggctggagtgcagtggtgcgatcttggctcactgcaagctccgcctcccgggttcacgccgttctcctgcctcagcctcccaagtagcggggactacaggcgcccaccaccatgtctggctcctTTTTTGTgttgatggggtttcaccgtgttagctaggatggtctcaatctcctgaccttgtgatccgcccaccttggcctcccaaagtgctggattacaggtgtgagccaccgcacctggccggaaaCATAATTTATTAAGCAGTTTTATTGGGGAcattgaggtataatttttttttcccaaggagacttcattctttttacaaTGCTTTTGGAGAAAAGGGGAGTCCTTGTTTTAGATAGCTTTCTATAGATGATGGAAACTTGCCTTTCCCTTTAGCCTTTTAACTTGCTTCTTTACACCCAGCTAATCACCAGTCAAGTAACCCATTTTAAGTTTTCCAATCTCTCTCTCCCATTTGCTTCCCATTTCCTTCCACATGCAGACGGATTTCCATTACTTCAGCACTTCGGTTCCTCCCCTTAAAGAcgcttttttcccttttaaagagACTTCTTTGATTTTGATCAGCTGTACTCAAAACTGTATCCTAAGTTTCACATTAGGATTAATCTTTCATAATCTGAAGATATAATTCAGTTGTTTAAAAGAACATATTAAGAAGACCTTGGTAGAATTACATGTATCAAGAAATACTGGACTCCAGCACAATGGAAATACGGCTTTCTTTTGAAAAAGGTAGTTTTTTGGGGGAGGGTAGGGCAAAGAGGTAAGAAGTAGTTGGTACTGTATGGAAATGTTAGAGACCATTATGGaaatgtattcattattttaaagcataagAGTGGTACATGTAGACAGTAGTAGTTCTGGAGTCTTGGAAGCCATGAGGTGCTCATCCATCACAAGGCCGTCACAGCCAGGTAGAAATGCCTGAGGAAAGCAGTGGAAATTGCAGACTCCTCCTGGGGTCGAATGTTGTCATCTCTGAAGGCCAGGTCTCCCTGAGATGGAtgcccctttttaaaaatttatttatttatttattttgagacagagtttcgctcttgttgcccaggcttggagtgtaatggcacgatctcggctcactgcaatctctgcctcacaggttcaaatgattcttgtgcctcagcctcccaagtagctgggattacaggcatgcaccaccacgcccagctaattttgttattttagtagagacagggtttcaccatgtgggtcaggctggtcttgaactcctgatgtcaggtggtccatctatctgccttggcctcccggggtgctgggattacaagcgtgagccactgcgtccagcctctttttttttttttttccccagagtctcgctctgtcgccaggctggagtgcagaggcaccatcttggctcactgcaacctcctcctcccgggttcaagcgattgtcctgcctcggccccccgagtagctgggactacaggtgcatgttaccactcccagctaatttttgtatttttagtagagacggagtttcaccatgttggccaggatggtctcaatctcctgacctcgtgatctgcccgcctcggcctcccaaagtgctgggatttgcagtcgtgagccactgtgccccacccagcctctttcttaaaatttaatattatttttttagagacagagtcttgctgtcttgcccaagctggtcttgaactcctgggcttgaactcccacctccgcctctcggAGAGCTAGagcaacaggcatgtgccactgtgcctagctcaAGACTTTATTTTCTGATTCAGATTTTCAAAGCTATAAGTTTCCCactaaacactgctttagttgcatTCTCCAAATTTTGATATGTGGTGTGTTCATTTGGTAAATGTTTCCTCAGTTTCTCTTGTGATGTTTTTGGCTTATAAGTTATTTTGGTATATGTTTAATTTCCAGATACTTGgggatttttctgattttttttccctgtaatttctaatttctgttgTGGTTGAACGTATTCTTTGTGTGATTTATGAGAAGAGGTACTACTTCGGGTAGTTGCTGACTATTTGTCTGAATTGGGAACCAAGGAGCAGTTGCAGCTTTGGAGAATAAGGGTGGAGATGGGAACTGGATCTAGTTCCTTTCCCTTCTTGGTTCATATGTATATGTCATTTATAATTTGACAGTTGTGTCAAGTCGGGGGACTACTTCATTTACTGTATTGTCGCATATACGACAATACCTGTGGTTTATAATTAAACCATGGTCGTTTTGAATTCTGTCGAAAGAATTTGAGCCCAGTATtatacccaattttttttttttttttttttttttgagacggagtctcgctctgtcgcccaggctggagtgcagtggccggatctcagctcactgcaagctccacctcctgggttcacgctgttctcctgcctcagcctcccgagtagctgggactacaggcgcccgccacctcgcccgactagtgttttgtattttttagtagagacggggtttcaccgtgttagccaggatggtctcgatctcctgacctcgtgatccccccgtcttggcctcccaaagtgctgggattacaggcttgagccaccgcgcccggctaccctagttttttttttttctttaataagtttaaatataattttttctatattgtatttttttctagaagaatTTGAGTAGtactcctttttctttgttttaatgtaGTTGAACATAGTTCTTTCCTActgtaactccttttttttttttaatgagacggagttttgctcttgtcgcccaggctggagtgcagtgacacaatcgcggctcaatgcaacctctgtctcctgggttcaagggattctcctgcctcagcctcccgaacagctgggattacaggtgcccaccaccctgcctggctaatttttgcatttttagtagagacagggtttcaccatgttggctagactggtctcaaaatcctgacctcaggtgatctgcccacctcagcgtcccaaagtgctggggttacaggcatgagccaccatgcctagcctttttttcctctttttttgagactaagcATCGCTCTATTgcttaggctgaagtgcagtggtgtgatctcagctcatgctACCTCAatttcctgggttcaggtgatgcttctgcctcagcctccctagcagctgggaccacaggtgcatgccaccatgcctggttaatttttttgtatttttaatagaaatggggtgtcaccatattggccaggctggccttgaactcctgacctcaggtgatctgcccgcctcagccttccaaagtgctgggcttacaggcatgagccactgtgcctggcctgaaactaattttgatcttttttctttaaagtttatgATTAGTATACATGCGGTAAAAactggttgaaaaaaaaaatttttttttttttttttctgtgaagataCTTTTCTACTGATTAATGCCCTCAAGACTATCTTTTATGAGGGCAGGGACTAAATCTCTCTTACTCATATATTTTTCCCCAGTGTCCAGCACAAAATAATCATTATGATTTTGTTCAGAATGTTGTAGCATTGCCATGTTGTTAGGTTGAGGTccaaagggttttgttttgttttgtttttgagacagggtctcgctttgtcacccaggctggagtgcagtggcaggatcatagttcactgtagcctcaactccagggctcaagccatcacctcagcctcctgaatagctgggaatacaggcacacgccaccacacctggctatccAAAGGGTTTTAACCCTAGTTTTTGCTTCTGGTGTCTGATCTTCACATCTTTAACTTTATAGCCTTTGGAGGAAGAGGATAAGAAGATGGACCAGAACATATTGCTTGGGGAGAGAGACACAGAATCAAGGATGATTTTGGTTTGAGATAACTGAATGGGGAATATGGCATGAAATAAAGCGAGCTAATTGAggattcttctgtttcttctaagatatatttttttgttatttggcCTAGTGAGTTTAATTCATCTCAATTTTCATAGATTACTTATGTCATCTAAACTTCAGTTTATGAAATGGTAAATGTATTTTACTAAAATCTTtgctttcctccttctcccccttaGGACATTTGCTACAAGATCCTATTGCACCCACCAACTCCACCTGCCAACATTATGTCTGCAAAACTTGTAAAGGCAAGAAAATGATGATGAAACCTTCCTGTAGCTGGTGCAAAGACTATGAGCAGTTTGAGGAAAACAAGCAGTTAAGCATCCTAGTGAACTGCTACAAAAAACTATGCGAGTATATAACACAGACTACACTGGCACGGGATATAATAGAAGCAGTTGACTGTTCTTCTGATATTTTGGCTTTGCTTAATGATGGATCATTGTTTTGTGAGGAGACAGAAAAACCCTCAGATTCATCCTTTACTTTGTGTTTGACACATTCCCCTTTACCTTCAACCTCAGAACCCACAACTGATCCTCAAGCTAGTTTATCTCCAATGTCTGAAAGCACCCTCAGCATTGCTATTGGCAGTTCTGTTATCAATGGTTTGCCTACTTATAATGGGCTTTCAATAGATAGATTTGGTATAAATATTCCTTCACCTGAACATTCAAATACAATTGACGTATGTAACACTGTTGACATAAAAACCGAGGATCTGTCTGACAGCCTGCCACCCGTTTGTGACACGGTAGCCACTGACTTATGTTCCACAGGCATTGATATCTGCAGTTTCAGTGAAGATATAAAACCTGGAGACTCTCTGTTACTGAGTGTTGAGGAAGTACTCCGCAGCTTAGAAACTGTTTCAAATACAGAGGTCTGTTGCCCTAATTTGCAGCCGAACTTGGAAGCCACTGTATCCAATGGACCTTTTCTGCAGCTTTCTTCCCAGTCTCTTAGCCATAATGTTTTTATGTCCACCAGTCCTGCACTTCATGGGTTATCATGTACAGCAGCAACTCCGAAGATAGCAAAATTGAATAGAAAACGATCCAGATCAGAGAGCGACAGTGAGAAAGTTCAGCCACTTCCAATTTCTACCATTATTCGAGGCCCAACACTGGGGGCATCTGCTCCTGTGACGGTGAAACGGGAGAGCAAAATTTCTCTTCAACCTATAGCAACTGTTCCCAATGGAGGCACAACGCCTAAAATCAGCAAGACTGTACTTTTATCTACTAAAAGCATGAAAAAGAGTCATGAACATGGATCCAAGAAATCTCACTCTAAAACCAAGCCAGGTATtcttaaaaaagacaaagcagtAAAGGAAAAGATTCCTAGTCATCATTTTATGCCAGGAAGTCCTACCAAGACTGTGTACAAAAAACCCCAGGAAAAGAAAGGGTGTAAATGTGGGCGTGCTACTCAAAATCCAAGTGTTCTTACATGCCGAGGCCAACGCTGCCCTTGCTACTCTAACCGCAAAGCCTGCTTAGATTGTATATGTCGTGGCTGCCAAAACTCCTATATGGCCAATGGGGAGAAGAAGCTGGAGGCATTTGCCGTGCCAGAAAAGGCCTTGGAGCAGACCAGGCTCACTTTGGGCATTAACGTGACTAGCATTGCTGTGCGTAACGCTAGTACCAGCACCAGTGTAATAAATGTCACAGGGTCCCCAGTAACGACGTTTTTAGCTGCCAGTACACATGATGATAAAAGTTTGGATGAAGCTATAGACATGAGATTCGACTGTTAAATCAGTGGGTCTTTTAAACCTACTCCTGGTAGGGAAATAGCTACAGTTTTACGGCAGCTATGGTTCTGTTGGTTTAACTTGCCGGAGCTCCTGCATATAGATCACTTGTATCAAGTGTTTTCATTGCTAAGTTATATGTGTTAGTGTCGGGGAAATAGTTTGCAGATAATGGAGGAGTAACCCTACAACTATATGTCCTTAGTTCTTACAGAACCTCATAGTTTGAGAACAAAGCTGATGCAACTGATTTATACAAAATGAACTTTGgcaagaaaaataacattaaccTCATTGTTTATGGCCATGCTTTGTGCATAATCAAAGTTTATGATTAAATGTAAGGAAGTGGTATCTAGTCAGTCCATAAAGAttgtgctaatttttttgtggaaaagTAGCCATTAGTTCAGGAAACTCAGTGCTGCCTTCAGATGCCATTGATGTTTCTCCTGTTGGAAAGCTGATGTGTCCAGCGCAACCTTTGTGCTGACATCATACCATTTCTGATCATGAAATATTGGCTACTGGTGTATGTAGCAGTTCTTAAATCAGCAgtattatgaaaagaaaaaattccccCTCATTAgaatgtttaagaaatctttttaaaaagtaaacagattCTGTCAGACTACAAATGTTTAGCTGTTTCTCACTCATTTCTAGGGAAAAAATCTAAATCCCTCCTTCATTTTGAGCAGTGTTCTAATTGGATAAATGAAGTGAAGGAGAGTAGTTTTATTCTGAAGGTAATTAAATTTAGACTAGTATgtgacagaattttttaaaaattataaaaattttatttagtaattgggatttacttaaaataatttcgGAATAATGCCCCCAGACTTGCCCAGATTTATGTGTTGTACTTATTGCCACTGGCCGCCACTTTGacttttgttttctataatagtttatttgccacagtctttattttgaatatgctcctagtttttttttttttttttttttttttaagggtgcTGTTCATTATGAAGGCGTCTTTTATAGAGGCCTAATAAGAATGCCTTTTTATGAAACCTGTGCATTTAGGTAGGTTGAAGCTAGGAGGATTTTCTTTAGAATGCTCTCTTGCATGTAAAGCACAAAGTATGTTTCAGTTTAAATGCACTTCTTCCCGTTAATTTTTATGGGGAAGACAAGTGAGTCACAGACATTCTGTTGAAGGTAAATCTAGTCAGTTGCTTCAAAGAGCACAGCCCAAACAAAAC
This window of the Theropithecus gelada isolate Dixy chromosome 2, Tgel_1.0, whole genome shotgun sequence genome carries:
- the MSL2 gene encoding E3 ubiquitin-protein ligase MSL2 isoform X1; amino-acid sequence: MNPVNATALYISASRLVLNYDPGDPKAFTEINRLLPYFRQSLSCCVCGHLLQDPIAPTNSTCQHYVCKTCKGKKMMMKPSCSWCKDYEQFEENKQLSILVNCYKKLCEYITQTTLARDIIEAVDCSSDILALLNDGSLFCEETEKPSDSSFTLCLTHSPLPSTSEPTTDPQASLSPMSESTLSIAIGSSVINGLPTYNGLSIDRFGINIPSPEHSNTIDVCNTVDIKTEDLSDSLPPVCDTVATDLCSTGIDICSFSEDIKPGDSLLLSVEEVLRSLETVSNTEVCCPNLQPNLEATVSNGPFLQLSSQSLSHNVFMSTSPALHGLSCTAATPKIAKLNRKRSRSESDSEKVQPLPISTIIRGPTLGASAPVTVKRESKISLQPIATVPNGGTTPKISKTVLLSTKSMKKSHEHGSKKSHSKTKPGILKKDKAVKEKIPSHHFMPGSPTKTVYKKPQEKKGCKCGRATQNPSVLTCRGQRCPCYSNRKACLDCICRGCQNSYMANGEKKLEAFAVPEKALEQTRLTLGINVTSIAVRNASTSTSVINVTGSPVTTFLAASTHDDKSLDEAIDMRFDC
- the MSL2 gene encoding E3 ubiquitin-protein ligase MSL2 isoform X2, which codes for MMMKPSCSWCKDYEQFEENKQLSILVNCYKKLCEYITQTTLARDIIEAVDCSSDILALLNDGSLFCEETEKPSDSSFTLCLTHSPLPSTSEPTTDPQASLSPMSESTLSIAIGSSVINGLPTYNGLSIDRFGINIPSPEHSNTIDVCNTVDIKTEDLSDSLPPVCDTVATDLCSTGIDICSFSEDIKPGDSLLLSVEEVLRSLETVSNTEVCCPNLQPNLEATVSNGPFLQLSSQSLSHNVFMSTSPALHGLSCTAATPKIAKLNRKRSRSESDSEKVQPLPISTIIRGPTLGASAPVTVKRESKISLQPIATVPNGGTTPKISKTVLLSTKSMKKSHEHGSKKSHSKTKPGILKKDKAVKEKIPSHHFMPGSPTKTVYKKPQEKKGCKCGRATQNPSVLTCRGQRCPCYSNRKACLDCICRGCQNSYMANGEKKLEAFAVPEKALEQTRLTLGINVTSIAVRNASTSTSVINVTGSPVTTFLAASTHDDKSLDEAIDMRFDC